The following proteins are encoded in a genomic region of Corythoichthys intestinalis isolate RoL2023-P3 chromosome 5, ASM3026506v1, whole genome shotgun sequence:
- the LOC130915928 gene encoding uncharacterized protein LOC130915928 has translation MEDVQLNLSESPEFEMSSTTEHSSLGPTKSEVKKLDSNHSFPMDKKNLHNMGLVNYTDSDESQELSINLYQSTIPKLRRTKCMQVNSTLSRYQVGNEIDGNGELLYSTSEDSGDEYIPGTSEESDESEGLQCVDSLVKKDIIKDLFHLTNTSKASSMPSVMHVDGPSPQHIPKRQSTKRKQKSPKKGKGRQPVKKKPWKKEVLAVEKHMMSFITTCRVPRKSDCDDCLKKEQVALKNRHWSAVKFYIKNKITDLKRRV, from the exons atggag GACGTACAGTTGAATTTAAGTGAATCTCCGGAATTTGAGATGTCAAGCACCACCGAGCATTCCTCTCTAGGACCTACGAAGTCAGAAGTGAAG AAATTGGATTCAAACCATTCTTTTCCCATggacaaaaaaaacctgcacaATATGGGTTTGGTTAACTACACTGATTCTGATGAATCCCAGGAGCTATCCATAAATCTTTACCAAAGTACTATCCCAAAGCTCAGGAGAACTAAATGTATGCAGGTCAACAGCACACTTAGCCGTTATCAG gtgGGAAATGAAATTGACGGTAATGGAGAGCTTCTTTACTCCACCTCAGAGGACAGTGGAGATGAATATATTCCAGGCACAAGTGAGGAATCAGATGAGAGTGAAGGTTTGCAATGTGTCGACTCTCTCGTTAAGAAGGATATCATCAAAGATTTGTTTCACCTTACAAATACCTCAAAAGCCTCCTCGATGCCATCTGTTATGCACGTTGATGGACCATCTCCTCAGCATATACCCAAACGTCAGTCCACCAAACGGAAACAAAAGTCacccaaaaaaggaaaag GTCGACAACCGGTTAAAAAGAAGCCATGGAAGAAAGAGGTCTTGGCTGTTGAGAAGCATATGATGTCATTCATCACTACCTGCCGTGTTCCACGGAAGAGCGACTGCGATGACTGCCTTAAAAAGGAACAAGTAGCACTCAAAAACAGGCATTGGTCAGCagtaaaattttacattaaaaacaagATCACAGATCTCAAAAGGAGAGTTTAG